Proteins encoded together in one Streptomyces sp. B1I3 window:
- a CDS encoding NlpC/P60 family protein, which yields MAAVVAASPAVAGPTAEPTGDPTAESTAGPTTESSAGPTTRSGPGTGTATAGTDPTPTPAAAAGARAGAGAPQGVAGLLKRLQTLYQEAEEAGERHNAMEEELKKRAAESRKLDTALREARKALGGSRRDAGRLARDQYQGRTDYSVYLRLLLSSDPQQALEQTHVIQRAQAGRTATVERLTRAEKRADALAAEARLAVNRQKVLARKAKKQRAAVKARLKDVEAMLASLSEEQLAQVSQLEQKNIDEDQDALVASGALSSTRLPSEEGSEAVRYAVGQIGKPYVWGAEGPESFDCSGLTSQAWSDAGRTIPRTSQEQWRRLPKVPVESLRPGDLVVYFPKATHVALYIGNGLVVQAPRPGSSVKVSPMASNPLLGAVRPDPGSEPLSTYSTPELPEVATAGSDAGYEVESAPRT from the coding sequence TTGGCCGCAGTCGTCGCGGCCTCCCCCGCCGTCGCCGGACCCACGGCCGAGCCCACAGGCGACCCCACGGCGGAGTCCACGGCCGGCCCCACGACAGAGTCCTCAGCCGGCCCTACGACACGGTCCGGCCCCGGCACCGGCACGGCCACGGCCGGCACGGACCCCACCCCCACCCCCGCCGCCGCCGCCGGTGCCCGTGCCGGTGCCGGGGCCCCGCAGGGCGTCGCCGGGCTGCTCAAGCGGCTGCAGACCCTGTACCAGGAGGCTGAGGAGGCCGGCGAGCGCCACAACGCCATGGAGGAGGAGCTGAAGAAGCGGGCCGCCGAGTCCAGGAAGCTCGACACCGCTCTCCGTGAAGCCCGTAAGGCCCTGGGCGGCAGCCGCCGTGACGCGGGACGCCTGGCCCGCGACCAGTACCAGGGCCGCACCGACTACTCCGTGTACCTGCGGCTGCTGCTCTCCAGCGACCCGCAGCAGGCCCTGGAACAGACCCACGTCATCCAGCGGGCCCAGGCCGGCCGCACCGCCACGGTCGAACGGCTCACCCGTGCGGAGAAGCGGGCCGACGCGCTGGCGGCCGAGGCCCGCCTCGCCGTGAACCGGCAGAAGGTGCTGGCGAGGAAGGCGAAGAAGCAGCGCGCCGCCGTGAAGGCCCGGCTGAAGGACGTCGAGGCGATGCTCGCCTCGCTCTCCGAGGAACAGCTCGCACAGGTGTCGCAGCTGGAACAGAAGAACATCGACGAGGACCAGGACGCCCTGGTGGCGTCGGGAGCGCTCAGCTCGACCCGGCTGCCGTCCGAGGAGGGCAGCGAAGCCGTGCGGTACGCGGTCGGGCAGATCGGCAAGCCGTACGTCTGGGGCGCCGAGGGACCGGAGTCCTTCGACTGCTCCGGGCTCACCTCGCAGGCCTGGTCGGACGCGGGGCGGACCATTCCGCGGACGTCGCAGGAACAGTGGCGGCGCCTGCCCAAGGTTCCGGTCGAGTCGCTGCGCCCCGGCGACCTGGTGGTCTACTTCCCGAAGGCGACCCACGTGGCGCTGTACATCGGCAACGGCCTCGTCGTGCAGGCGCCCAGGCCGGGGAGCTCGGTCAAGGTCTCACCCATGGCGTCCAACCCGCTGCTGGGCGCCGTCCGGCCGGATCCGGGGAGCGAGCCGCTCAGCACGTACTCCACGCCGGAACTCCCCGAGGTCGCCACGGCCGGCTCGGACGCGGGGTACGAAGTGGAGTCGGCCCCGCGGACCTGA
- a CDS encoding PQQ-binding-like beta-propeller repeat protein — translation MEALRQDDPRHFGPYTVLARFRETASAVQYLVRDADGEDIAVVSSARPSLAAVPAFRRRFRSEAGTAERLSGGWVQPPLAAAEADGELWTAAAYVPALTLAEAIDLAGPLPERAVRILGAGLAETLSRVHATGAVLQGLAPGTVLLAGDGPRLTAFGPLGAAARAEARAGGQLSVRLGYLTPEQVEGKEAGPASDLFVLGLLLAYAATGTTPLADGPLDEAAERIAHASAELDSVPAELRDLIARCLAKDPADRPGAGSVAAELALEGAAGLAKGDWLPRVLADALADQAARVRALPVPEEARDVLRARDEAQGQDAPVAQSDSAGADAGEDSRTTRFLAPGARAPQTDRATAHLALPREPAGAPHLPALPQPAPHQLSQAPAPALPAARPHSYAYPAAASPALLPGPVPPAAPAPSATGRRALLTTVAAGVAGMLVGGGAVLALGSGDSAPAADSDDKPAPKPRTTLAGRAPEPQWTYAHPADAPAPLSAGLWQDELLLLTSTAGATAVDLRTGRKVWAQADAAGAQEVRAGGKGLCFLAGPTGFLWLSSEDGRIAHRVRYADQFAGVPGLKVAALTGSSGPVVWFTGSHTVTVKAPKPKKGKKPGKDTQVVKAYFFAYDVVARKELWRVPVPVGRAPGTPAYRLTAVRDADIVVAQDAATLTPADVKAAKGKASFRCFDRATGKQLWNRQFGALTPAGAALGDDEGRLYGAVGDDLQAFETATGKPVWTVNGTEGSVFGTPVQAGTLLHTTNRNQEVGAVERATGRVLWRRSTEVPLGGAAPALTLSGGGKTLLAADTSQVTAFAAADGRRMWKFQDIGVQDPKGATVGGPYRVLATGKTAVVQRERAVYAFPVD, via the coding sequence ATGGAGGCGCTGCGTCAGGACGATCCACGCCACTTCGGCCCGTACACCGTGCTGGCGCGCTTCCGTGAGACCGCGAGCGCGGTGCAGTACCTGGTCAGGGACGCGGACGGCGAGGACATCGCCGTGGTGAGCTCCGCGCGGCCCTCCCTCGCCGCCGTGCCCGCCTTCCGGCGCCGCTTCCGGTCCGAGGCCGGCACCGCCGAACGGCTGTCCGGGGGCTGGGTGCAGCCTCCGCTCGCCGCCGCCGAGGCGGACGGCGAGCTGTGGACGGCCGCGGCGTACGTACCGGCCCTGACGCTCGCCGAGGCAATCGACCTCGCCGGTCCGCTGCCCGAGCGTGCCGTGCGGATACTGGGCGCCGGCCTGGCCGAAACCCTCTCCCGGGTTCACGCCACCGGGGCCGTGCTCCAGGGGCTGGCGCCGGGGACGGTACTGCTGGCCGGGGACGGGCCGCGACTGACCGCGTTCGGACCGCTGGGCGCCGCCGCCCGGGCCGAGGCCCGGGCCGGCGGACAGCTGTCCGTGCGGCTCGGCTACCTGACGCCGGAACAGGTGGAGGGCAAGGAGGCGGGCCCCGCCTCCGACCTCTTCGTCCTGGGCCTGCTGCTGGCGTACGCGGCGACGGGTACGACCCCGCTCGCCGACGGGCCCCTCGACGAGGCGGCCGAGCGGATCGCGCACGCCTCGGCCGAACTCGACTCGGTTCCGGCCGAGTTGCGTGACCTGATCGCCCGCTGCCTGGCGAAGGACCCGGCCGATCGGCCGGGCGCGGGCTCGGTCGCCGCGGAGCTCGCCCTGGAGGGCGCGGCGGGCCTCGCCAAGGGCGACTGGCTTCCGCGGGTCCTGGCGGACGCGCTGGCGGACCAGGCGGCGCGGGTCCGGGCGCTGCCGGTACCGGAGGAGGCGCGGGACGTCCTGCGGGCCAGGGACGAAGCACAGGGGCAGGACGCACCGGTGGCGCAGTCGGACTCGGCCGGCGCCGACGCCGGCGAGGACAGCCGGACCACGCGCTTCCTGGCACCCGGCGCACGTGCGCCGCAGACCGATCGGGCGACGGCCCACCTCGCCCTCCCGCGCGAGCCGGCCGGAGCCCCGCACCTACCCGCCCTGCCGCAGCCCGCGCCGCACCAGCTGTCGCAGGCCCCCGCGCCCGCGCTGCCCGCCGCCCGGCCGCACTCCTACGCGTACCCGGCCGCCGCCTCCCCCGCGCTGCTCCCCGGACCCGTGCCTCCCGCCGCGCCCGCACCCTCCGCGACGGGGCGGCGCGCCCTGCTCACGACCGTGGCGGCCGGGGTGGCCGGGATGCTCGTCGGCGGCGGCGCCGTACTCGCGCTCGGCTCCGGCGACTCCGCCCCCGCTGCGGACTCCGACGACAAGCCCGCGCCGAAGCCCCGGACGACACTGGCGGGCCGCGCCCCGGAACCGCAGTGGACGTACGCGCATCCGGCCGACGCTCCCGCACCGCTCTCCGCAGGACTCTGGCAGGACGAGCTGCTCCTACTGACCAGCACGGCCGGGGCCACGGCCGTCGACCTGCGCACCGGCCGGAAGGTCTGGGCCCAGGCGGACGCCGCCGGCGCCCAGGAGGTCCGGGCCGGCGGAAAGGGCCTCTGCTTCCTGGCGGGTCCGACCGGATTCCTCTGGCTCTCGTCCGAGGACGGGCGGATCGCGCACCGGGTCCGGTACGCCGACCAGTTCGCCGGTGTACCGGGCCTGAAGGTGGCGGCGCTCACCGGGAGTTCCGGGCCCGTCGTCTGGTTCACCGGCTCGCACACGGTCACGGTGAAGGCGCCCAAGCCGAAGAAGGGCAAGAAGCCCGGCAAGGACACCCAGGTCGTCAAGGCCTACTTCTTCGCCTACGACGTGGTGGCGCGCAAGGAGTTGTGGCGCGTCCCGGTCCCCGTGGGCCGGGCACCCGGCACGCCCGCCTACCGGCTGACCGCCGTCCGGGACGCCGACATCGTCGTGGCCCAGGACGCGGCCACCCTCACCCCGGCGGACGTCAAGGCGGCCAAGGGCAAGGCATCCTTCCGCTGCTTCGACCGCGCCACGGGCAAACAGCTGTGGAATCGGCAGTTCGGCGCCCTCACGCCGGCCGGCGCCGCACTCGGCGACGACGAGGGGCGGCTGTACGGCGCGGTGGGCGACGACCTCCAGGCGTTCGAGACGGCCACGGGCAAGCCGGTGTGGACGGTGAACGGCACCGAGGGCTCCGTGTTCGGCACGCCGGTCCAGGCCGGGACGCTGCTGCACACCACCAATCGCAACCAGGAGGTCGGCGCGGTCGAACGCGCGACCGGACGAGTGCTCTGGCGGCGGTCCACGGAGGTGCCGCTCGGCGGCGCCGCGCCCGCCCTCACCCTCAGCGGCGGTGGGAAGACCCTGCTCGCGGCGGACACCTCGCAGGTGACGGCGTTCGCGGCGGCGGACGGGCGGCGGATGTGGAAGTTCCAGGACATCGGCGTACAGGACCCGAAGGGCGCCACGGTCGGCGGGCCCTACCGGGTGCTCGCCACCGGGAAGACCGCGGTCGTCCAGCGGGAGCGGGCCGTGTACGCGTTCCCCGTGGACTGA
- a CDS encoding diiron oxygenase encodes MTTVTEQDIQALRDALGPLKDREQVAARLLEASAKHSFDPDTELDWDSAVEEGKWFWPPELVSLYDTPLWRRMSEEQRMDLARHEAASLASLGIWFEIILMQLLVRHIYDKPVTSNHVRYALTEIADECRHSMMFGRMIEWGGAPAYPVPRVYHNLARVLKTVSTTPGSFAATLLGEEILDWMQRLTFPDERVQTLVRGVTRIHVVEEARHVRYAREELRRQMVTAPAWERRLTRLSCGEAARVFSVCFVNPQVYENVGLDRREAVAQVKASGHRAEVMQTGARRLTDFFDDIGVLNGVGRRLWKRSGLLA; translated from the coding sequence ATGACGACAGTGACCGAACAGGACATCCAGGCGCTGCGCGACGCGCTCGGACCGCTCAAGGACCGCGAGCAGGTCGCGGCGCGCCTGCTCGAGGCCTCGGCCAAGCACTCCTTCGACCCGGACACCGAGCTCGACTGGGACTCCGCCGTCGAGGAGGGAAAGTGGTTCTGGCCGCCCGAGCTCGTCTCCCTGTACGACACCCCGCTCTGGCGGAGGATGTCCGAGGAACAGCGCATGGACCTCGCCCGGCACGAGGCGGCGTCGCTCGCCTCGCTCGGCATCTGGTTCGAGATCATCCTGATGCAGCTGCTCGTCCGGCACATCTACGACAAGCCCGTGACCAGCAATCACGTCCGGTACGCCCTCACCGAGATAGCCGACGAGTGCCGGCACTCGATGATGTTCGGCCGGATGATCGAGTGGGGCGGAGCCCCTGCCTACCCCGTGCCGCGGGTCTACCACAACCTGGCGCGGGTGCTGAAGACCGTCTCCACCACACCCGGTTCCTTCGCCGCGACCCTGCTCGGCGAGGAGATCCTGGACTGGATGCAGCGGCTCACCTTCCCCGACGAGCGGGTGCAGACACTCGTACGCGGGGTGACCCGCATCCACGTCGTCGAGGAGGCCCGGCACGTCCGTTACGCACGCGAGGAGCTGCGCCGCCAGATGGTGACCGCGCCCGCCTGGGAGCGCCGGCTGACCCGGCTCAGCTGCGGGGAGGCGGCACGCGTGTTCTCCGTCTGCTTCGTCAATCCGCAGGTGTACGAGAACGTCGGTCTGGACCGTCGTGAGGCCGTCGCCCAGGTGAAGGCGAGCGGCCACCGGGCCGAGGTGATGCAGACGGGCGCCCGACGGCTGACGGACTTCTTCGACGACATCGGGGTGCTGAACGGCGTCGGGCGCAGGCTGTGGAAGCGCTCCGGCCTGCTGGCCTGA
- a CDS encoding TetR/AcrR family transcriptional regulator has protein sequence MTSVPAAPPARAYRRLGVEERRTQLLGAALTLFAHRAPDDVSIDEVAAVAGVSRPLVYRYFPGGRQQLYEAALGSAAEQLTLCFAEPAVGPPTERVSRVLDRYLGFVDEHDAGFSALLRGGSVAETSKTSTIVDGVRRAAAEQILCHLGRGGGPGQEAAGPRLRMMVRTWIAAVEAASLIWLDEAKQPPAQELRGWLVDHLIALLAATAASDGETASVVAGLLDQETADGPAGRLAALVVPVAGRAAHLLPPASSPGN, from the coding sequence ATGACCTCCGTCCCCGCAGCACCTCCGGCCCGCGCCTACCGAAGGCTCGGCGTCGAGGAGCGCCGCACCCAGCTGCTCGGCGCTGCGCTCACCCTCTTCGCCCACCGGGCGCCGGACGACGTGTCGATCGACGAGGTCGCCGCCGTGGCCGGCGTCTCCCGGCCGCTGGTCTACCGCTACTTCCCGGGTGGCCGGCAGCAGTTGTACGAGGCCGCGCTGGGCTCGGCGGCCGAGCAGCTGACACTCTGCTTCGCCGAGCCCGCCGTCGGCCCGCCGACCGAGCGGGTGAGCCGGGTCCTGGACCGCTACCTCGGCTTCGTCGACGAACACGACGCCGGTTTCAGTGCGTTGCTGCGCGGCGGCAGCGTCGCCGAGACTTCGAAGACCTCCACGATCGTGGACGGCGTACGCCGGGCGGCTGCCGAGCAGATCCTGTGCCACCTGGGCAGGGGGGGCGGCCCCGGGCAGGAGGCCGCCGGACCCCGGTTGCGGATGATGGTGCGCACCTGGATCGCGGCCGTGGAGGCGGCGTCGCTGATCTGGCTGGACGAGGCGAAGCAGCCCCCCGCCCAGGAACTGCGCGGCTGGCTGGTCGACCATCTGATCGCGCTGCTCGCGGCCACGGCGGCCTCGGACGGCGAGACCGCCTCCGTCGTCGCCGGCCTGCTGGACCAGGAGACCGCCGACGGTCCGGCCGGACGGCTGGCCGCGCTGGTGGTTCCGGTGGCGGGGCGCGCGGCGCACCTGCTGCCGCCCGCGAGCAGCCCGGGCAACTGA